In Cloacibacterium caeni, a single window of DNA contains:
- a CDS encoding response regulator transcription factor — protein sequence MKGKKILLIDDEQDILEILSYNLEKEGYQVFTANNGNEGIVKAKEIIPDLILLDVMMPEKDGIETCQEMRQIKELQKTLIVFLSARSEEFSQLAGFDAGANDYIVKIIKPKVLISKVNALLQLTTQVAEQSKLIELGDLVIDKDNFKVTKNGENFLLPKKEFDLLYLLASNTQKVFKREEILDKVWGNDVIVGERTIDVHIRRLREKLGDNSIQTLKGIGYKLVV from the coding sequence ATGAAAGGAAAAAAGATTCTTTTAATAGATGATGAACAAGATATTTTAGAAATCTTGTCATACAACCTCGAAAAAGAAGGATATCAGGTTTTTACAGCTAATAATGGCAATGAAGGCATCGTAAAAGCCAAAGAAATTATCCCAGATTTAATCTTACTAGATGTAATGATGCCAGAAAAAGATGGGATAGAAACGTGCCAAGAAATGCGTCAAATAAAAGAGCTTCAGAAAACATTGATTGTTTTCTTGTCTGCTAGAAGCGAAGAATTTTCTCAGTTAGCAGGTTTTGATGCAGGAGCTAATGATTACATTGTGAAAATTATCAAGCCAAAAGTGCTGATTTCTAAAGTTAATGCACTTTTACAACTCACTACACAAGTAGCAGAACAGTCTAAATTAATAGAACTAGGCGACTTAGTGATTGATAAAGATAATTTTAAAGTCACCAAAAACGGCGAAAATTTCCTACTCCCGAAAAAAGAATTTGATTTGTTATATCTTCTAGCTTCTAATACCCAAAAAGTTTTTAAAAGAGAAGAAATTTTAGACAAAGTTTGGGGAAATGATGTGATTGTAGGAGAAAGAACCATAGATGTACACATCAGAAGATTGAGAGAAAAATTAGGAGATAATTCTATACAGACTCTCAAAGGAATTGGCTACAAATTAGTAGTGTAA
- a CDS encoding DinB family protein, which yields MTEFQKYIQRYLDLIPSDNWLEEMINSGAETIQIFSGLHNEKSLFAYAEGKWTLKELLLHLIDTEKIFQYRALRFARKDQTELSGFDEDFFVANSFANDRTLVSLLEEFRIVRQTSIIFFENLQNAALTNTGKANGNEISVETIGRLIVGHNFHHLKIVEERYLPNLK from the coding sequence ATGACTGAATTTCAAAAATATATTCAAAGATATTTAGACCTAATTCCATCTGATAATTGGTTGGAAGAAATGATCAATTCAGGAGCAGAAACCATTCAGATTTTTTCTGGTTTACACAATGAAAAATCACTTTTTGCTTACGCAGAAGGAAAATGGACGCTCAAGGAATTGCTTCTTCATTTAATAGATACCGAAAAGATTTTCCAATACAGAGCGCTTCGCTTTGCCAGAAAAGACCAAACCGAATTATCTGGTTTTGATGAAGATTTCTTCGTAGCGAATTCTTTTGCCAATGACAGAACTTTGGTAAGTTTGTTAGAAGAATTCAGAATTGTGAGACAAACGTCTATCATTTTCTTCGAAAATTTACAAAATGCAGCACTTACCAACACTGGAAAAGCTAATGGAAACGAAATTTCTGTAGAAACCATCGGAAGATTAATCGTGGGACATAATTTCCATCATTTAAAAATAGTTGAGGAGAGGTATTTACCGAATTTGAAATAG
- a CDS encoding sensor histidine kinase, which produces MKIHRLSLFAACILTSAMAIVALAFNYVQQKVIADTQSFYFYLSISLVFIALLNYFVLELLFNSYGKKQIKRISDILPENILQEEENVNFQQLGERIQKNVSEIDMMKEMEDYRKEYIGNVSHELKTPLFSIQGYVETLKDGAVENLNIRDKYLERIGNSVERLLNIVTDLDQISKYEAAEISINYSVFDINALIKEIFDLLEIEAHKKSAKLVLQTSQNAIMVRADKQKISQVLTNLISNAIHYSNREEALIKVITKTEQEKVKIIVQDNGMGIKPEVLPRIFERFYRVETSRNRKDGGSGLGLAIVKHILEAHHQSITVESKYLEGTLFTFYLEKAL; this is translated from the coding sequence ATGAAAATTCATAGACTTTCACTTTTTGCAGCATGTATTCTTACTTCTGCTATGGCAATTGTAGCCTTGGCTTTCAATTATGTGCAACAAAAAGTGATTGCAGATACACAGTCTTTTTACTTTTATTTAAGCATCAGTCTCGTTTTTATTGCACTGCTTAATTATTTCGTGTTAGAATTACTCTTTAATTCTTATGGAAAGAAACAAATCAAGCGAATTTCTGATATTCTCCCCGAAAATATTCTTCAAGAAGAAGAAAATGTAAATTTCCAACAATTAGGTGAGAGAATCCAAAAAAACGTTTCAGAAATCGACATGATGAAAGAAATGGAAGATTACAGAAAAGAATACATCGGGAATGTTTCTCATGAGCTTAAAACACCACTTTTTTCCATTCAAGGTTATGTAGAAACACTGAAAGATGGCGCGGTAGAAAATCTTAACATTAGAGATAAATATCTAGAACGCATCGGGAATTCTGTAGAACGATTACTGAACATCGTCACCGATTTAGACCAGATTTCTAAATACGAAGCCGCAGAAATTTCCATCAATTATTCTGTTTTTGATATTAATGCTTTGATAAAAGAAATCTTTGATTTATTAGAAATCGAAGCCCATAAAAAATCCGCAAAATTAGTTTTGCAAACCTCGCAAAATGCTATTATGGTAAGAGCAGACAAGCAAAAAATTTCTCAAGTACTTACCAATCTTATTTCAAACGCCATTCATTATTCTAATAGAGAAGAAGCTTTGATTAAAGTAATCACCAAAACTGAGCAAGAAAAAGTGAAAATTATCGTGCAAGATAACGGAATGGGAATCAAGCCAGAAGTCTTGCCTAGAATTTTCGAAAGGTTTTATAGGGTAGAAACCAGCAGAAACCGTAAAGACGGCGGTTCTGGACTAGGTCTTGCCATCGTAAAACATATTCTAGAAGCTCACCATCAAAGCATTACTGTAGAAAGCAAATATCTGGAAGGAACGCTCTTCACTTTTTATCTAGAAAAAGCTTTGTAG
- a CDS encoding gliding motility protein GldB, with protein MKKYIVYTLIYSFFLLLFSCNKEAENRWNIEIKTTEPVKITDISAAFYNDKIPFQNFKKDFGFFLAPQVPDATYEKKRADAIEKRVYKDALNKNNLANLEKQLATLFAHIKYYFPEFKNPQVYVFSSATELYEEPILYVPNEGVLFIDLSAFLGEKSEFYEGIDVYMRKEMTPQNVLPKVAETIAADYVPATPDHNKFLDKIINFGKLMILQDAFLPETMDQFKMHYSKDQQSWAISNEENIWNYFVENDLLFSDDNRLDERFLAKAPFSKFYTEIDPKSSPRVGAFIGWQICRQYLEKNPEVTLQKFLHLPATEIFNNSNYKPKN; from the coding sequence ATGAAAAAATATATTGTATACACTCTTATTTACAGTTTTTTCCTACTTCTTTTTTCTTGTAATAAAGAGGCAGAAAACCGTTGGAATATAGAAATCAAAACTACTGAACCTGTAAAAATCACTGATATTTCTGCAGCTTTTTATAATGATAAAATTCCGTTTCAGAATTTCAAGAAAGATTTCGGTTTTTTCTTGGCACCACAAGTTCCAGATGCTACCTACGAGAAAAAACGTGCAGATGCCATCGAAAAAAGAGTCTATAAAGACGCTTTAAATAAAAATAATCTGGCAAATTTAGAAAAACAATTGGCTACACTTTTTGCACATATAAAATACTATTTCCCTGAATTTAAAAATCCACAGGTGTATGTGTTTTCTTCGGCTACGGAATTGTATGAAGAACCTATTTTATATGTTCCAAATGAAGGTGTACTGTTCATAGATTTATCTGCATTTTTAGGCGAAAAATCAGAATTTTATGAAGGAATAGATGTTTACATGAGAAAAGAAATGACGCCTCAAAACGTTTTGCCAAAAGTAGCAGAAACCATAGCTGCAGATTATGTTCCTGCAACTCCAGACCACAATAAATTTTTGGACAAAATCATCAATTTTGGAAAATTAATGATTCTCCAAGACGCTTTTCTTCCTGAAACGATGGATCAATTCAAAATGCATTATTCTAAAGACCAACAATCTTGGGCGATTTCTAATGAAGAAAATATTTGGAATTATTTTGTAGAAAACGACTTGCTTTTCAGCGATGACAATAGATTAGATGAAAGATTTTTGGCAAAAGCTCCTTTTTCTAAATTCTATACCGAAATAGACCCAAAATCTTCACCAAGAGTGGGCGCTTTTATCGGTTGGCAAATTTGCAGACAATATTTAGAAAAAAATCCTGAGGTAACTTTGCAAAAATTCTTGCATTTACCTGCAACAGAAATATTTAACAACAGTAATTATAAACCTAAAAACTGA
- a CDS encoding GNAT family N-acetyltransferase: MLTRKATLEDLPQLSNLFDQYRSFYHKESDIEGAENFLKERLENQDSEIFVAEENGILTGFTQLYPLFSSTRMKRYWLLNDLFVNENHRGKGHSKALIESAKELCRETKACGILLETDKTNEIGNQLYPSCGFEHYNHANFYEWTNPI; the protein is encoded by the coding sequence ATGTTGACGAGAAAAGCCACTTTAGAAGATTTACCTCAACTGTCAAATTTATTTGACCAATACAGAAGTTTTTATCATAAGGAAAGTGATATTGAAGGTGCTGAAAATTTTCTAAAAGAAAGATTAGAAAACCAAGATTCTGAAATTTTCGTAGCAGAAGAAAACGGAATTTTGACTGGTTTTACTCAATTGTACCCATTGTTTTCTTCTACAAGAATGAAAAGATATTGGCTTTTGAACGATTTATTCGTCAACGAAAATCACAGAGGAAAAGGGCATTCTAAAGCTTTGATAGAAAGCGCAAAAGAACTTTGTAGAGAAACAAAAGCTTGCGGAATTCTTTTAGAAACCGATAAAACCAACGAAATTGGCAACCAACTTTATCCGAGTTGTGGTTTTGAACATTATAATCACGCCAATTTTTATGAATGGACTAATCCTATTTAA
- the nadE gene encoding NAD(+) synthase codes for MQSEKIIERIVSWLKDYAEKAGVKGYVIGVSGGVDSGVVSTLCAMTGLKVLALEMPIRQQKDQASRALEHIEFLKNKFPNVEGFSVDLNEPFEALYKTFDVKDNEFPAEKLAFANTRSRLRMLTLYYYGQINGLLVCGTGNKVEDFGIGFYTKYGDGGVDVSPIADLYKTEVYALARALDLPESIKNAIPTDGLWDVDRTDEQQIGATYPELEKIQKEWGTKTEADYNGRDLEVYQIFSRMHKAAQHKMNPIPVCDIPEEWRD; via the coding sequence ATGCAATCAGAAAAAATAATTGAAAGAATAGTTTCTTGGCTAAAAGATTACGCTGAAAAAGCAGGTGTAAAAGGTTATGTAATTGGAGTTTCTGGTGGAGTAGATTCTGGTGTGGTTTCTACACTTTGCGCCATGACTGGATTGAAAGTTTTGGCTCTAGAAATGCCGATTCGTCAACAAAAAGATCAAGCTTCTCGTGCTTTAGAGCATATAGAATTTCTAAAAAATAAATTTCCAAATGTGGAAGGTTTTTCGGTTGATTTAAATGAACCTTTCGAAGCGTTGTACAAAACTTTTGATGTAAAAGATAATGAATTTCCTGCCGAAAAATTGGCTTTTGCCAATACCAGAAGCAGATTGAGAATGCTAACTTTGTATTATTACGGACAAATCAATGGACTTCTCGTTTGTGGAACTGGGAATAAAGTGGAAGATTTCGGGATTGGTTTTTACACGAAATACGGAGATGGTGGAGTAGATGTTTCGCCGATTGCTGATTTGTACAAAACCGAAGTATATGCTTTGGCAAGAGCTTTAGATTTGCCAGAATCTATTAAAAATGCGATTCCTACAGATGGACTTTGGGATGTGGATAGAACAGATGAGCAACAAATTGGCGCAACGTATCCCGAATTAGAAAAAATTCAAAAAGAATGGGGAACCAAAACCGAAGCAGATTACAACGGTAGAGATTTAGAAGTTTACCAAATTTTCAGCAGAATGCACAAAGCTGCGCAACATAAAATGAACCCAATTCCGGTATGCGATATTCCGGAAGAGTGGAGAGATTGA
- the gldC gene encoding gliding motility protein GldC: MRQTQITINVELDENHVPEKMTWNAQDGGVENQETKATMISVWDEKAMEALRIDLWTKDMPVDQMKMFLHQIFVSLGHTYQRATGEDDVAEKIQEFAEDFAFMSKIK; the protein is encoded by the coding sequence ATGAGACAAACACAGATAACAATCAACGTAGAATTAGACGAAAACCACGTTCCAGAAAAAATGACTTGGAATGCTCAAGATGGCGGTGTAGAAAATCAAGAAACCAAAGCCACCATGATTTCAGTTTGGGACGAAAAAGCAATGGAAGCATTACGCATCGATTTATGGACTAAAGATATGCCTGTAGATCAAATGAAAATGTTCCTTCATCAGATTTTTGTTTCTCTTGGTCATACTTATCAAAGAGCAACTGGCGAAGATGATGTAGCCGAAAAAATTCAAGAATTTGCGGAAGATTTCGCTTTTATGAGTAAAATTAAATAA
- a CDS encoding ribonuclease domain-containing protein, protein MEKNKNLIYIVLAFVAGLLLMYLFNNYKIEKKNEVNNQEVTYQKSENKDKNYIDDYTIKNYEDKKNEYSHPSDNSENIDELTNDELVVKYLKEHGELPDYYITKSEAKSLGWVPSKGNLCEVAPGKAIGGDIWTNRQKSLPIKSGRKYFEADLNYNCGNRNADRVVFSNDGLVFVTFDHYRSFEEK, encoded by the coding sequence ATGGAAAAAAATAAAAATTTAATCTATATAGTCCTTGCTTTTGTGGCAGGATTATTATTGATGTATCTTTTCAATAACTACAAAATTGAGAAGAAAAATGAAGTAAATAATCAAGAAGTTACCTATCAGAAATCTGAAAATAAAGATAAAAACTATATTGATGATTATACAATAAAAAATTATGAAGATAAGAAGAATGAATATTCCCATCCTTCTGATAATTCAGAAAATATTGATGAACTTACCAATGATGAATTGGTGGTAAAATATCTAAAAGAACACGGCGAATTACCCGATTATTACATCACAAAATCCGAAGCAAAATCTTTGGGTTGGGTTCCGAGTAAAGGAAATCTTTGCGAAGTTGCTCCCGGAAAAGCTATAGGTGGTGATATCTGGACAAACCGTCAAAAATCGCTCCCAATAAAATCTGGAAGAAAATATTTCGAAGCAGACCTTAATTACAATTGCGGCAATAGAAATGCAGATAGAGTAGTGTTTTCTAATGATGGTTTGGTTTTCGTGACGTTTGATCATTACAGAAGTTTTGAGGAAAAATAA
- a CDS encoding TonB-dependent receptor plug domain-containing protein, producing MNYRKISLAALFLLTSQQVVFAQATKTDSVKTKDEKVIEGVQLRGNANKKSESAILVEQKKAIIQKQSMGTEEISRKGISNVEQGLTKVTGINTVDGRGIFVRGLEERYNTLLINNLGSPSNNPFQKIIALKQFPTDVVGKLNIYKTFNANLYADFAGATFDIETLTYEKPFSKVEFSVGVNSVSSFRNFRISENANTMKGYIGLNSEDRKLPSEVRGYIPENYQFTKDESIHSFKDSWNVDVVKSLPNTSIGFTTAQKFRVNDTSSLGLLFSINQGSSYEYRNGKKNQFVYNGNSIILNNNLNKTQYNYEIESSALLGLGFKSQKTEINLNAIFLQNADNMIQDFSGYRNNQIQAPEFFRVNQLDISRFTDVQLFASHKINERNQIRGGASWVNNHFSQPDRKIFNGTPVNANNETEISYGGNNFIRQYLDVNGKNYFSGYAEYVLNLGEKSGKEYPYTFTVGYNGFFDKRSNSYRFIFGRNNTNAAGIMVDIDRIQDTLNQSIQNNEIYFQESAWNFEYRSFMYQLVNAGYLTFNYKPNQNWDILLGMRAESNTNLTRYKNSDSLPNSPFINLERNQTFILPSLSVKKTLNNSSNIRFSASKTITRPILIEYMPITYINPDNENIIGNKDLKNSENYNLDLKYEVFPTSKELFAVNLFAKKIDNAIERSFVASGNSNGQTITFYNAKHAILAGIELEGIFALKRIHENLEKFSLGANATLMYSEVKRSAAQSGETDAEANRKRTLQGAAPFTINADIKYETKNRNNFSRTASLVYNVTGKKIYGVGFSKLDNIYEKPFHQLDFVYSNQINKNWNYKFSVQNILNDTYKLDLGENSLVTVDSNSLIMTDFKRGTTYSLTVGYSF from the coding sequence ATGAATTATAGAAAAATAAGTTTAGCAGCCCTATTTTTATTGACTTCGCAACAAGTGGTTTTCGCTCAAGCTACCAAAACAGATTCGGTAAAAACCAAAGACGAAAAAGTAATAGAAGGAGTTCAACTGAGAGGAAATGCCAATAAAAAATCTGAAAGCGCAATTTTAGTAGAACAGAAAAAAGCCATCATCCAAAAGCAAAGTATGGGAACAGAAGAAATTTCTAGAAAAGGAATTTCAAATGTAGAACAAGGTCTTACTAAAGTGACGGGAATAAACACTGTAGATGGAAGAGGAATTTTTGTACGCGGCTTAGAAGAAAGATACAACACACTACTTATCAATAATTTAGGCTCTCCATCTAATAACCCTTTCCAAAAAATTATTGCCCTAAAACAATTTCCTACAGATGTAGTAGGTAAATTAAATATCTATAAAACATTCAATGCTAACTTATACGCAGATTTTGCAGGAGCAACATTTGACATAGAAACCCTCACTTACGAAAAGCCTTTCAGCAAAGTAGAATTTTCTGTAGGTGTAAATTCCGTGAGTAGTTTTAGAAATTTCAGAATTTCTGAAAACGCTAATACCATGAAAGGTTATATAGGTCTCAATTCAGAAGATCGTAAATTACCATCAGAAGTTAGAGGTTACATCCCAGAAAACTATCAATTTACTAAGGATGAATCTATTCATTCTTTTAAAGATTCTTGGAATGTAGATGTGGTAAAATCTTTACCTAATACCAGCATTGGTTTTACTACTGCTCAAAAATTTAGAGTAAATGATACTTCTAGCCTTGGTTTACTATTTTCTATTAACCAAGGAAGCAGTTATGAATACAGAAATGGTAAAAAGAACCAGTTTGTGTATAATGGGAACTCTATTATTCTGAACAATAACTTAAATAAAACCCAATATAATTACGAAATAGAATCTTCGGCTTTACTTGGTTTAGGATTTAAATCTCAAAAAACAGAAATCAACTTGAATGCAATTTTCTTACAGAATGCAGACAATATGATTCAGGATTTTAGTGGATATAGAAACAACCAGATCCAAGCGCCAGAATTCTTCCGTGTAAATCAGTTAGATATTTCTAGATTTACAGATGTGCAGCTTTTTGCTTCTCACAAAATCAATGAAAGAAACCAAATTAGAGGTGGTGCAAGTTGGGTAAATAACCATTTTTCTCAGCCAGATAGAAAAATCTTTAACGGAACTCCAGTTAATGCAAATAATGAAACCGAAATTTCTTATGGTGGCAATAACTTCATCAGACAATATCTAGATGTAAACGGTAAAAACTATTTTTCTGGATATGCAGAATATGTGCTAAATCTTGGTGAAAAATCTGGTAAAGAGTATCCTTATACTTTTACTGTAGGTTACAACGGATTTTTTGACAAAAGGTCTAATTCCTACCGTTTCATCTTCGGAAGAAATAATACCAATGCTGCAGGAATTATGGTGGATATTGATAGAATACAAGACACTCTTAATCAATCCATTCAAAACAATGAAATCTATTTCCAAGAAAGTGCTTGGAATTTTGAATACAGAAGTTTTATGTATCAATTGGTAAATGCTGGTTATCTTACATTCAACTATAAACCTAATCAAAATTGGGATATTTTACTAGGAATGAGAGCAGAAAGCAATACGAATCTTACCCGTTATAAAAACTCAGATTCTTTGCCTAATTCGCCATTCATAAACCTAGAAAGAAACCAAACCTTCATTCTCCCAAGTTTATCGGTAAAGAAAACCTTAAACAATTCTTCTAACATTAGATTTTCTGCAAGTAAAACCATTACCAGACCTATCTTGATTGAATACATGCCGATTACATATATCAATCCAGACAACGAAAATATTATTGGTAACAAAGATTTAAAAAACTCAGAAAACTACAATTTAGATTTAAAATATGAAGTTTTCCCTACATCTAAAGAACTTTTTGCAGTAAACCTTTTTGCTAAAAAAATAGACAACGCTATTGAGAGATCTTTCGTAGCTTCTGGAAACTCTAACGGACAAACCATCACCTTCTACAATGCAAAACACGCCATTCTTGCAGGAATAGAATTAGAAGGAATTTTTGCCCTGAAAAGAATTCACGAAAATTTAGAAAAATTCTCTTTGGGAGCTAATGCTACTTTAATGTATTCCGAAGTAAAAAGAAGTGCAGCACAATCTGGTGAAACAGATGCAGAAGCTAATAGAAAAAGAACTTTACAAGGTGCAGCTCCTTTTACCATTAACGCAGATATAAAATATGAAACCAAAAACAGAAACAATTTCTCTAGAACGGCTTCATTAGTATATAACGTTACAGGGAAAAAAATCTATGGGGTAGGTTTCAGTAAATTAGATAACATCTACGAAAAACCATTCCATCAATTAGATTTTGTGTACAGCAATCAGATTAATAAAAACTGGAATTATAAATTCTCTGTACAGAATATCTTAAATGATACGTACAAACTAGATTTAGGCGAAAACAGCTTAGTAACTGTAGACAGTAATTCATTAATCATGACCGATTTCAAACGCGGAACTACTTATAGCTTAACCGTAGGATACAGTTTTTAA
- a CDS encoding barstar family protein gives MMEVYIDFLEIGDYEDFYAQLKEKLTLPEHFGDNLDALFDVITGELEMPLHLEFVNMSVEQLEIFEDLLTTLEDAEDEVEDFTFAYYLEQYEDEE, from the coding sequence ATTATGGAAGTATATATAGATTTTTTAGAAATTGGAGATTACGAGGATTTTTATGCTCAACTGAAAGAAAAATTGACTTTACCAGAGCATTTCGGGGATAATCTCGATGCGCTTTTTGATGTGATTACAGGCGAATTAGAAATGCCGCTTCATTTAGAATTTGTCAATATGAGCGTAGAGCAATTAGAAATTTTCGAAGATTTACTTACTACTTTAGAAGATGCGGAAGATGAGGTAGAAGATTTTACTTTTGCCTATTATCTAGAGCAATATGAAGATGAGGAATAA
- a CDS encoding IS1096 element passenger TnpR family protein encodes MVYKIRVILDSKDNIFRDIEIKEKQTLWNLHNGIKSAFSLQGDELSMFTILDEEGMEVKTVPLEDMSDDGDGEIMSDVYLMEAFEEVGDKVQFQYGLIDLWEFFCELVEIIDEKPAVNYPITVFRFGNVPLKAPGKSGGASGKASVAAAFMDDDFGDLDADFKDDFDDEFATEDEEEDDGFGDDFIDEGGEDD; translated from the coding sequence ATGGTTTATAAAATTAGAGTAATTCTAGATTCAAAAGACAATATTTTTAGAGATATTGAAATTAAAGAAAAGCAAACCCTTTGGAATTTACATAACGGGATTAAAAGTGCTTTCAGTTTGCAAGGTGACGAATTGTCTATGTTCACTATTCTAGACGAAGAAGGAATGGAAGTAAAAACCGTTCCACTAGAAGACATGAGCGATGATGGCGACGGAGAAATTATGTCAGATGTTTACCTGATGGAAGCCTTCGAAGAAGTAGGTGATAAAGTGCAGTTTCAGTATGGTCTAATCGATTTATGGGAATTTTTCTGTGAATTGGTAGAGATTATAGACGAGAAACCTGCTGTAAATTATCCTATTACCGTTTTTAGATTTGGTAACGTTCCATTAAAGGCTCCAGGAAAATCTGGTGGCGCTTCTGGTAAAGCATCAGTTGCTGCTGCTTTCATGGATGATGATTTTGGAGATTTAGACGCAGACTTCAAAGATGATTTTGATGACGAGTTTGCTACAGAAGACGAAGAAGAAGATGATGGTTTTGGCGATGATTTTATCGATGAAGGAGGGGAAGATGATTAA
- a CDS encoding trans-sulfuration enzyme family protein: MKFNTKVIHGNQSHEKVTGSVNVPVFLTSTFAQKSPGEHSGYEYSRAANPTRQALEDALASIENGARGLAFGSGLAAIDCVLKLLNPGDEIIAVDDLYGGSYRMFTRLFEKYQLKFHFVNLENPENILPLINEKTKLVWLETPTNPLMKLVDIQKVAELIKGKNILLAVDNTFATPYIQTPLDLGADIVMHSATKYLGGHSDVIAGALIAKTPELGEKLHFIQFASGGILGPHDSYLVLRGIKTLALRVQRHSENGQKIAEYLQNHPKVDQVFYPNLASNPQLELAKKQMKTFGGMISFTFKSGKKEDSIQFLEKLKVFTLAESLGGVESLANHPALMTHASIPAEKRAELGITDDLVRLSCGIEDVEDLIADIEQAFN; encoded by the coding sequence ATGAAATTCAATACCAAAGTAATACACGGCAATCAAAGCCACGAAAAAGTAACAGGTTCTGTAAATGTTCCTGTATTTCTTACTTCTACCTTTGCACAAAAATCTCCGGGAGAACATTCTGGTTACGAATATTCTAGAGCGGCAAACCCTACAAGACAAGCGTTAGAAGACGCTTTGGCATCTATAGAAAACGGAGCTCGAGGTTTGGCTTTTGGTTCTGGTTTAGCAGCAATAGATTGCGTTTTGAAATTATTAAATCCAGGAGACGAAATCATCGCTGTAGACGATTTATACGGAGGAAGCTACAGAATGTTTACCAGACTTTTTGAGAAATATCAACTCAAATTTCACTTTGTAAATCTTGAAAATCCTGAAAACATTCTTCCGCTCATCAACGAAAAAACCAAATTGGTTTGGCTGGAAACTCCAACCAATCCTTTAATGAAATTAGTTGACATTCAAAAAGTTGCAGAACTCATCAAAGGAAAAAACATTCTTTTAGCGGTGGATAACACTTTTGCAACACCTTATATTCAGACACCTTTGGATTTAGGTGCAGATATTGTGATGCATTCTGCTACCAAATATTTGGGTGGACATTCTGATGTTATTGCAGGAGCTTTAATTGCAAAAACTCCAGAATTAGGAGAAAAACTGCACTTCATCCAGTTTGCAAGTGGCGGAATTTTAGGACCTCACGACTCTTATTTGGTTTTGAGAGGTATTAAAACTTTGGCTTTAAGAGTTCAAAGACATTCTGAAAACGGACAAAAAATTGCAGAATATTTACAAAATCATCCAAAAGTAGATCAAGTTTTTTATCCTAATTTAGCGAGCAATCCTCAGTTAGAATTGGCGAAAAAACAAATGAAAACTTTCGGTGGAATGATTTCTTTTACTTTCAAATCAGGTAAAAAGGAAGATTCTATCCAATTTTTAGAAAAATTGAAAGTCTTCACTTTAGCAGAAAGTTTGGGCGGTGTAGAATCTTTGGCTAATCATCCAGCATTGATGACTCACGCCTCTATTCCTGCAGAAAAACGTGCAGAATTAGGCATTACCGATGATTTGGTAAGACTTAGTTGCGGAATTGAAGATGTAGAAGATTTAATTGCAGATATAGAACAAGCTTTTAATTAA
- a CDS encoding L-threonylcarbamoyladenylate synthase — protein sequence MEKALEILKNGGVILYPTDTIWGIGCDATNVEAINKIFEIKKREKTKSMIILVENERRLQDLVDVPEMAWQIIDLSEKPVTIVYENPKNLPKKILAEDGSIGIRLVKDDFCKKLISKLNKPLVSTSANFSGDKSPLKFSDISQELVDAVDYAVEENRESVSKYSGSSVIKVWSDGRVKVLRE from the coding sequence ATGGAAAAAGCATTAGAAATATTAAAAAACGGCGGCGTTATCCTCTATCCTACTGATACCATTTGGGGAATTGGTTGTGACGCAACCAATGTAGAAGCCATCAACAAAATTTTTGAAATCAAAAAGCGTGAGAAAACCAAATCTATGATTATTTTGGTAGAAAACGAACGCCGATTACAAGATTTGGTAGATGTTCCAGAAATGGCTTGGCAAATTATTGATTTGTCTGAAAAACCTGTCACTATCGTTTATGAAAATCCTAAAAATCTGCCTAAAAAAATTTTAGCTGAAGATGGAAGTATTGGCATTAGACTGGTGAAAGATGATTTTTGTAAAAAATTGATTTCTAAACTTAATAAACCTTTGGTTTCTACTTCTGCCAATTTTAGCGGAGACAAATCACCATTGAAATTCTCAGACATTTCTCAAGAACTCGTTGATGCGGTAGATTACGCCGTAGAAGAAAACAGAGAAAGCGTTTCCAAATATTCTGGTTCTTCTGTGATAAAAGTCTGGAGTGACGGAAGAGTAAAAGTTTTAAGAGAGTGA